A DNA window from Solanum lycopersicum chromosome 3, SLM_r2.1 contains the following coding sequences:
- the LOC101252765 gene encoding protein TOPLESS, whose translation MSSLSRELVFLILQFLDEEKFKETVHKLEQESGFFFNMKYFEDEVHNGNWDEVEKYLSGFTKVDDNRYSMKIFFEIRKQKYLEALDKRDRSKGVEILVKDLKVFASFNEELFKEITQLLTLENFRENEQLSKYGDTKSARAIMLVELKKLIEANPLFRDKLQFPNLKNSRLRTLINQSLNWQHQLCKNPRPNPDIKTLFVDHSCGQPNGARAPSPANNPLLGSVPKPGSFPPLGAHGPFQPGPAPVAAPLAGWMSNPPTVAHPAVSGGPMGLGPSSIPASLKHPRTPPTNPSIDYPSGESDHAAKRTRSLGISDEVNLPVNVLPISFPGQGHNQSLTVPDDLPKTVARTLNQGSSPMSMDFHPSQQTLLLVGTNVGDIALWEVGSRERLVLRNFKVWDLSACSMPLQTALVKDPGVSVNRVIWSPDGSLFGVAYSRHIVQIYSYHGNDDIRQHVEIDAHVGGVNDLAFSHPNKQLSVITCGDDKTIKVWDATSGARQYTFEGHEAPVYSVCPHHKETIQFIFSTALDGKIKAWLYDNLGSRVDYEAPGRWCTTMAYSADGTRLFSCGTSKDGESHIVEWNESEGAVKRTYQGFRKRSLGVVQFDTTKNRFLAAGDDFSIKFWDMDHVPLLTSIDADGGLPASPRIRFNKDGSLLAVSANENGIKILANNDGIRLIRTFENLAYDASRASETTKPTVNPISVASANNSGFADRVASVVGISGMNGDARNPVDVKPRINEEPNDKSKIWKLTEISESSQCRSLKLPENLRVTKISRLIYTNSGNAVLALASNAIHLLWKWQRNERNTSGKATASVSPQLWQPSSGILMTNDVHEPNHEEAVSCFALSKNDSYVMSASGGKISLFNMMTFKTMTTFMPPPPAATFLAFHPQDNNIIAIGMDDSTIQIYNVRVDEVKSKLKGHSKRITGLAFSHVLNVLVSSGADSQLCVWSTDGWEKQRARTLQLPGRSTSQSDTRVQFHQDQTHFLAVHEAQIAIFETTKLECLKQWVPRESAAPISHATFSCDSQLIYASFLDATVCVFTAGHLHMRCRIIPSAYLSPSISNSNIHPVVVAAHPQDPNQFALGLSDGSVHVFEPLESEGKWGVPPPLENGSTNGMPTAPSIGASGSDQAPR comes from the exons ATGTCATCTCTCAGTAGAGAGCTTGTATTCTTGATCTTACAGTTTCTAGATGAGGAGAAGTTCAAAGAAACAGTTCACAA GCTTGAGCAAGAATCTGGCTTTTTCTTTAATATGAAGTACTTTGAAGATGAAGTGCATAATGGTAATTGGGATGAAGTTGAAAAGTATCTCTCTGGTTTTACCAAAGTGGATGACAACCGATATTCCATGaagattttctttgaaataaGGAAGCAAAAGTATCTTGAGGCATTGGACAA GCGCGACCGGTCCAAGGGTGTTGAAATTCTTGTAAAGGATCTTAAAGTTTTTGCATCTTTCAATGAGGAGCTTTTCAAGGAGATAACTCAGCTATTGACACTTGAGAATTTCAG GGAGAATGAACAGCTGTCCAAGTATGGAGATACTAAATCTGCACGAGCTATTATGTTGGTTGAGCTCAAAAAGCTTATAGAAGCAAATCCCCTGTTTCGTGACAAGTTGCAGTTTCCCAACCTCAAAAACTCAAGGTTACGAACTTTGATTAACCAAAG CTTAAATTGGCAGCACCAACTTTGTAAAAATCCCAGGCCAAATCCAGATATCAAAACACTGTTTGTTGATCATTCTTGTGGACAACCAAATGGTGCTCGAGCTCCGTCACCTGCAAACAATCCATTGCTTGGATCAGTGCCCAAACCAGGCAGCTTCCCTCCTCTTGGTGCACACGGG CCTTTCCAACCTGGGCCAGCACCTGTGGCAGCTCCTCTTGCTGGGTGGATGTCCAACCCTCCCACTGTAGCTCATCCAGCAGTTTCTGGTGGACCTATGGGTCTTGGTCCTTCATCTATTCCAG CTTCTCTTAAACATCCCAGGACTCCACCAACGAATCCGTCTATTGATTATCCATCTGGGGAATCTGATCATGCTGCCAAAAGAACTAGGTCACTGGGAATATCTGATGAG GTTAATCTTCCTGTGAATGTGCTACCTATATCATTTCCAGGGCAAGGTCATAATCAGTCTCTTACTGTACCTGATGACTTGCCTAAGACTGTTGCAAGAACACTAAACCAGGGATCATCTCCCATGAGCATGGATTTTCATCCTTCTCAGCAGACATTGCTTCTAG TTGGCACGAATGTTGGAGATATTGCATTATGGGAAGTTGGTTCAAGGGAGAGACTGGTATTGAGAAACTTCAAAGTCTGGGACTTGAGTGCATGTTCAATGCCATTAcag ACTGCTCTGGTAAAAGATCCTGGTGTCTCAGTTAACCGTGTTATATGGAGCCCCGACGGTTCGTTATTTG GGGTTGCGTACTCTAGGCACATTGTTCAAATATATTCCTATCACGGGAATGATGACATACGTCAGCATGTGGAG ATTGATGCTCATGTTGGAGGCGTAAATGATCTTGCATTCTCTCACCCTAATAAGCAGCTCTCTGTCATAACATGCGGAGATGACAAAACTATAAAG GTTTGGGATGCCACATCTGGTGCAAGACAATATACATTTGAGGGTCATGAGGCACCTGTATATTCTGTGTGCCCTCACCATAAAGAAACCATTCAG TTTATTTTCTCTACAGCATTAGATGGAAAGATAAAAGCGTGGTTATATGATAATTTGGGATCTCGAGTAGATTATGAGGCTCCTGGTCGTTGGTGCACAACAATGGCATACAGTGCTGACGGAACTAG ACTGTTTTCATGTGGAACCAGCAAAGATGGGGAGTCGCACATTGTTGAGTGGAATGAAAGTGAAGGGGCTGTTAAGAGAACATATCAAGGGTTTCGCAAAAGATCGCTGGGTGTTGTACAATTTGATACAACTAAAAATCGATTTTTGGCAGCTGGTGATGATTTCTCAATCAAATTTTGGGATATGGACCATGTCCCGCTCCTGACAAGTATTGATGCTGATGGAGGTCTTCCA GCAAGCCCTCGGATTCGATTCAACAAAGATGGTTCTCTATTGGCTGTTTCTGCTAATGAAAATGGGATAAAGATTTTGGCAAATAATGACGGTATTCGCTTAATACGCACTTTTGAGAACCTAGCTTATGATGCTTCCAGGGCATCTGAAACAACAAAG CCTACAGTAAATCCAATATCTGTAGCATCAGCAAATAATTCTGGATTTGCAGATAGGGTGGCCTCTGTTGTTGGCATCAGTGGAATG AATGGAGATGCAAGGAATCCGGTAGATGTAAAACCTCGAATAAATGAAGAGCCTAATGACAAATCGAAGATATGGAAGCTCACTGAAATTAGTGAATCATCACAGTGCCGGTCCTTGAAGCTGCCTGAGAACCTCAGAGTGACTAAG ATATCAagattaatatatacaaattctgGTAATGCCGTCTTAGCATTAGCATCAAATGCTATTCACTTGCTTTGGAAGTGGCAAAGGAATGAACGCAATACAAGTGGCAAG GCAACAGCCAGTGTTTCACCTCAATTGTGGCAACCTTCAAGTGGCATATTAATGACAAATGATGTGCATGAACCAAACCATGAGGAAGCTGTCTCCTGCTTTGCCTTGTCCAAGAATGACTCGTATGTGATGTCAGCATCTGGTGGAAAGATATCCTTGTTCAACATGATGACATTCAAG ACAATGACAACTTTCATGCCTCCACCTCCAGCAGCAACTTTTCTTGCATTTCATCCTCAAGATAACAATATTATTGCTATTGGCATGGATGATTCTACCATCCAGATATATAATGTCCGAGTGGATGAg GTTAAAAGCAAGCTTAAAGGCCACTCTAAAAGGATAACTGGCCTCGCCTTTTCTCATGTGCTCAATGTGCTAGTTTCATCAGGAGCTGATTCTCAG CTGTGTGTGTGGAGCACTGATGGATGGGAAAAGCAGAGGGCTAGGACCTTGCAGCTACCGGGTAGATCGACATCTCAATCAGATACCAGAGTGCAGTTTCATCAGGATCAAACTCATTTCCTGGCTGTGCATGAGGCACAGATTGCTATATTTGAAACAACAAAGCTGGAATGTTTAAAGCAG TGGGTTCCACGTGAGAGTGCTGCCCCAATTTCTCATGCCACATTCTCGTGTGATAGCCAGCTGATATATGCCAGTTTCTTGGATGCAACTGTGTGCGTATTCACTGCAGGGCACCTCCATATGCGATGCCGCATTATTCCTTCAGCTTATCTATCACCCAGTATTAG CAATTCAAACATCCACCCAGTCGTAGTTGCAGCACATCCACAAGATCCAAACCAGTTTGCATTAGGTCTGTCAGATGGTAGTGTTCATGTTTTTGAACCACTTGAATCTGAAGGCAAATGGGGAGTCCCTCCACCACTTGAAAATGGATCAACAAATGGTATGCCCACCGCTCCATCTATTGGAGCTTCAGGCTCCGATCAAGCACCAAGATGA
- the LOC104646571 gene encoding protein TOPLESS, with the protein MASHNEDAGNVIPQLNEEPNDESKMWRLTKIRDSLQCQSLKLPENLGVTKISSLIYTSSGNCILALASNAIHLLWKWQGNERNSRGKATASVSPQLCQPSSGILMTNDVHEPNHVEAVSCFALSKNDGYVISTSGGRMSLFNLVALKRLTTFMPPPPAATYIVFLPQDNNIIAIGMDDSTIQIYHVRLGEVKSTLKGHSKRITGLAFSRMLNVLVSSGADSQLCVWSTVGWEMQRAKFLQLRGQSISQSDTRVQFHQDQTHFLVVHEAQIAVYETAKLECLKQWVPRESDAPISHATYSCDSQLIYASFLDATVCIFTAGNLHMQCCIYPSAYLSPGISNLNIHPVVVAAHPEDPNQFALGMSDGGVHVFEPLESEGKWGVPPPVENGFAKGGPASPAIGASGSD; encoded by the exons ATGGCTTCGCAT AATGAAGATGCAGGAAATGTAATACCCCAGCTTAATGAAGAGCCTAATGATGAATCTAAGATGTGGAGGCTCACTAAAATTAGAGACTCATTGCAATGCCAGTCCCTGAAGCTTCCTGAAAATCTTGGAGTGACTAAG ATATCAAGTTTAATATATACGAGCTCTGGTAATTGTATCTTAGCATTAGCCTCAAATGCTATTCACCTGCTTTGGAAGTGGCAAGGAAATGAGCGCAATTCTAGGGGCAAG GCAACAGCCAGTGTTTCACCACAACTGTGTCAACCTTCAAGTGGCATCTTAATGACAAATGATGTGCACGAACCAAACCATGTGGAAGCTGTCTCTTGCTTTGCTTTGTCCAAGAACGATGGGTATGTGATATCAACATCTGGTGGAAGGATGTCCTTGTTCAACCTGGTGGCATTAAAG AGATTGACAACTTTCATGCCTCCACCTCCAGCAGCAACTTATATTGTTTTCCTTCCTCAAGATAACAACATTATCGCTATTGGCATGGATGATTCTACCATCCAGATATATCATGTCCGACTGGGTGAG GTTAAAAGCACGCTTAAAGGCCACTCTAAAAGGATAACTGGCCTCGCCTTCTCTCGTATGCTCAATGTGCTAGTTTCCTCGGGAGCTGATTCTCAG CTGTGTGTATGGAGCACTGTTGGGTGGGAAATGCAGAGGGCTAAATTTTTGCAGCTACGGGGGCAATCAATATCTCAATCAGATACCAGAGTCCAGTTTCATCAGGATCAAACTCATTTCCTTGTTGTGCATGAGGCACAGATTGCAGTATATGAAACAGCAAAGTTGGAATGTTTAAAGCAG TGGGTTCCGCGTGAAAGTGATGCCCCAATTTCTCATGCCACATACTCATGTGATAGCCAGCTTATATATGCTAGTTTCTTGGATGCAACTGTGTGCATCTTCACTGCTGGGAACCTCCATATGCAGTGCTGCATTTATCCTTCTGCTTATCTGTCACCCGGTATCAG CAATTTAAATATCCACCCAGTTGTAGTTGCAGCACATCCAGAAGATCCAAACCAATTTGCATTAGGTATGTCAGATGGTGGTGTTCATGTTTTTGAACCTCTTGAATCTGAAGGCAAATGGGGTGTCCCTCCACCAGTTGAAAATGGCTTTGCAAAAGGTGGGCCAGCTTCTCCAGCTATTGGAGCTTCAGGCTCCGATTAA
- the LOC138337034 gene encoding uncharacterized protein isoform X1: MGVVQFDTTKNRFVAAVDDFLIKFSDVDHPQTNSGFADKWPLLLLISGMVCKFNSQRCMSSLTPKVSRLICTNSGDAILVLASNAINLLCFVQECLLCDINIWWKDLFVQHDDIQESDQVSFAIISCSLQ; encoded by the exons ATGGGTGTTGTGCAATTTGATACAACAAAAAATCGATTTGTGGCAGCGGTGGATGATTTCTTAATCAAATTCTCCGATGTGGACCATCCA CAAACAAATTCTGGATTTGCAGATAAGTGGCCTCTTTTGTTGCTAATCAGTGGAATGGTTTGTAAATTCAACTCCCAAAGGTGTATGTCTAGCCTCACTCCAAAG GTATCAAGGTTAATATGTACAAACTCTGGTGATGCCATCTTAGTATTAGCATCGAATGCTATTAACCTGCTTTGCTTTGTCCAAGAATGCTTGCTATGTGATATCAACATCTGGTGGAAAGATCTCTTTGTTCAACATGATGACATTCAAG AGAGTGACCAGGTGTCCTTTGCTATAATATCATGCAGCCTACAGTAA
- the LOC138337034 gene encoding uncharacterized protein isoform X2, translated as MGVVQFDTTKNRFVAAVDDFLIKFSDVDHPVSRLICTNSGDAILVLASNAINLLCFVQECLLCDINIWWKDLFVQHDDIQESDQVSFAIISCSLQ; from the exons ATGGGTGTTGTGCAATTTGATACAACAAAAAATCGATTTGTGGCAGCGGTGGATGATTTCTTAATCAAATTCTCCGATGTGGACCATCCA GTATCAAGGTTAATATGTACAAACTCTGGTGATGCCATCTTAGTATTAGCATCGAATGCTATTAACCTGCTTTGCTTTGTCCAAGAATGCTTGCTATGTGATATCAACATCTGGTGGAAAGATCTCTTTGTTCAACATGATGACATTCAAG AGAGTGACCAGGTGTCCTTTGCTATAATATCATGCAGCCTACAGTAA